In Gammaproteobacteria bacterium, the DNA window TCACGGCAATTTCCTGGCAATGGCTGGCGGTGAAACGAAAAAAGTTAAAATACCATAACTTTCCTGGCGGACGCAGAGGCTGGCGGAGATTTCCCAGGCAATCGCACGTGTGTGCGGTTACTGGCATCGTGCGGCAGGGGAGACTGGGATTCCGGCGATGCCGGTGACAAGGGAGCACCGCAGAAATCATCGCTAGGCGACATAGGATTTTTCTTCACGCCAGGGGCTGCGCAGATGGCTGTCGATTTGCTGCTTCAACTGCGACCGGCGATCATTGTTGAGGTAGACTTGACGCGCCAGTTCAACAAAGGTTGCGCCGAAATCCTGCCGCCGCTCATGCTCACGGATAGCGTCCTCGATGTCCCACAGGGTTTGATTGACCGTTTCGAGGGCTACGATCAGCGATTCCAAATAGGTATCCATAGGGATCTGCTGGCGGCGCAGGGTATCCAGGCACGTCCATTCACGATTGATATTCAGTAATTTTTCCGATGCGGTAATCCACCGGCGCTTGATGGCCAGAATGGTCAGCCGGTCGAGCAGCTCGCCGGGGGTTACAGGGATGTTGATTAAACCCGGTGTGGACATATCACGGTTTTAATCAAAAACAATTACTTAAGAGTTAGCGTCCATTGTTTCAAACAACGGTTCGAAAACAGCCGTCGCCAGCGCGGTAAATGCACTGTCCAGCGGGTCTACATCGCCAAACGCCAGTTGATAATAGGCGTCCCGGCGCTCCGCTAAACTCGCGCGTTGTTCGCTGCCTTCCCAGACTTGCCGTGCCGCCCAGAGCGCCTTGTCCGGGTCAGCCTCTTTCCCCTTCTCCTGAGCCTTGCGGAAGCTCTCGACATAGGCCAGAGCGCTTTTGGGAAAGAACGGCAATAGGCGACACGATCCCTGCCAGTAGAGATCAAGCAAGGTCTTCAGTAATGCCTGCGGATGCTCCAACGCATCCAGCACCACATCCTGATCTTCCGCCACCCAATGACTTTGCCGGGCAACGCCTTCTGGCGCCGCTACGTTGAGAGCCAAATGATGCAACCACAGATTCAGGTAATCCGCGGCCTTGATCTTCGCCAGCCGGTAGCCCACCCAGCCGCTGGCCGTCATACCGGTCAAGCGCCCGGTCAGGCGGAAATCGCCCAGCATTAAATCGACTTCCAGCGGTTTCGTATCCCGGCGGGGCAACACCCGGCCCAGCCGTCCGGCAAAACGCGCCACCCGCTCGCTGGCGCCGGCGAACAGGCATTCGCCGACCTGACCATGCGGCAAGGCTCCGCTGGCGCGCATGATCGTTTCAATATCTGCCACGGACCGTCCTTCGCGATGCAGATCCAGCATCCGGTCAAGCAATTGATAATTCTCCAATCCGTCCAGTACAAACGGTTCGCGAGTCTCCAGCGCTTCCTCACCCTCGTCGACCTGGACGCCCAGGCGTTCCCGCAGCAGCCAGCGGGCTGGATTTCGGAAAAACCGCGTCAGCGTCTCCAGCGTCACCCAGCGCAGCGCCGGCTCCGGTTCCGACAGCTCACCGGTCAACAGCGGCGGTTTGTCCAACTCGCCGCGCCCGGCCTGACGGCTGGCCTCGATCCATTCGCGTGCGTAACTGAACAAGCGCGGGTCGCCGGTGAAATAACGGCGACTGAAGGCTTGCAGGGGATGGCGCGTCACCAGTTGCGTGCTGGCTCGCTCGCCATTTGTGGTTTGAAAGCCCCGATCCACCACATCCAGCAATTCACTGACCAGCACCGACGGCGGTAGCACTGAATTATCGCGAATGCTCTGACCGACATAGCTCAGATACAGAACGCGCCGGGCGGACAGCAGCGTTTCCAGGAACAGGTAGCGGTCATCCTGGCGGCGCGAACGGTCGCCGCGCTGAAAGCGTTTCGCCAGCAGATCGAAACCGACCGGTTGATGGGGGCGCGGATAGGCATCGTCGTTCATGCCGATCAGGCAAATGACCGCGAAGGGAATGCTGCGCATCGGCGTCATCGCGCAACAGGTCACCCCGCCGCTCAAAAACCGCCCGGCTCCGCTTTCGGACGTAGTCAACAATTCGCGCAACGTTGATTTCACCACCGACAGGGACACCGGTTCGGTAAACCCGGCCAGTTCCGTCTGCTCCCCCAGGGCGTCCAACGCCTTGCGAATCAATTGCAACTCGTTCTCCTCGCGCTCGCGAGGTTCGAAAAACCGCTCTAGCAAGGCGCGCAAAGTAACGATCCAATCGGTGGGCGGGCAACGTTCCCGCAACCTGTCGCGCAACTCGAATAGCGTCTCCAGAAAACTCTGTAAACCGCCCAGCGCCTGCGCCTCGCCGCCCTCGATCTCGTCATAAGGCAGAATACCTGCATACAAATCCCGGTCCTGTCCCGGCAGCGCGTAGCCCAAAAGCAAGCGATCCAGTCCTGCCCGCCAGGTGTGTTCAGTCGTCGCCGGCAAGGCCCAGGCACCCTTGGCGGAGGCATCGATGCCCCAACGAATGCCCACGCCCCGCACCCACTGGCGGATACGCTCCAGATCATCCTCGCTCAAACCGAATCGCCGCCGCACCGCCGAGGGTTCCAGCAAACTCAAGACCTGTGCAGCGTCGAAGCGTTCCCCGCTCAAATCGAGCAGTTCAAAAAACACCTCCATCAGCGGGTTTTCTACCGGCAAGCCCTGATCTGCGACGCTGAATGGAATCCGCCGTTCACGGGGAGCTGCATCGAACACGGCTTCAATGAGCGGCCCGTAACGCGCAATATCTGGTGCCATCACCATGATATCCGAGGGTCGCAAATCACGCTGAGTAGCCAATAAGTCTAGCAATTGGTCATGCAAAATTTCGACCTCGCGCATCGGACTATGGCAGACGTGAATCTGTAAGGAACGATCATCGGGACGCAGTGAGAGGGGAGAATGTTCATCGGTCCCGCGTTCCCGCAAATGGAGAATGTCCGCCTGTAAACAGTGCAACAGGCTATCGCTTCCAGGCTCTACGAAGTGATCCGATTCAATACGCGGATACCCCGGCAATAGATCAATGAAATCCCGTCCCTGTTTGCCGAGCG includes these proteins:
- the recC gene encoding exodeoxyribonuclease V subunit gamma → MFHTHQGNRLENLTDQLAESLRHPLHSPLAREIIVTQSNGMARWLSLQLADRLGVCANIAFQFPAPFLWEMSRAVLRWLPPTSAFDRPVLNWRVMALLRDLEAGPRFAPVRAWLGDGDDDFRRHELACRIADCFDQYLIYRPDWIMQWEEGQEDHWQAELWRRLAHGDEAHRTRVQNQLRTVLRQSRVDPRRLPERVAIVGVSALPPLYLDLLAELARYVEVHLFLLNPCREYWGDIRAERDLARLGEDIDPDAEYLTVGNPLLASLGKQGRDFIDLLPGYPRIESDHFVEPGSDSLLHCLQADILHLRERGTDEHSPLSLRPDDRSLQIHVCHSPMREVEILHDQLLDLLATQRDLRPSDIMVMAPDIARYGPLIEAVFDAAPRERRIPFSVADQGLPVENPLMEVFFELLDLSGERFDAAQVLSLLEPSAVRRRFGLSEDDLERIRQWVRGVGIRWGIDASAKGAWALPATTEHTWRAGLDRLLLGYALPGQDRDLYAGILPYDEIEGGEAQALGGLQSFLETLFELRDRLRERCPPTDWIVTLRALLERFFEPREREENELQLIRKALDALGEQTELAGFTEPVSLSVVKSTLRELLTTSESGAGRFLSGGVTCCAMTPMRSIPFAVICLIGMNDDAYPRPHQPVGFDLLAKRFQRGDRSRRQDDRYLFLETLLSARRVLYLSYVGQSIRDNSVLPPSVLVSELLDVVDRGFQTTNGERASTQLVTRHPLQAFSRRYFTGDPRLFSYAREWIEASRQAGRGELDKPPLLTGELSEPEPALRWVTLETLTRFFRNPARWLLRERLGVQVDEGEEALETREPFVLDGLENYQLLDRMLDLHREGRSVADIETIMRASGALPHGQVGECLFAGASERVARFAGRLGRVLPRRDTKPLEVDLMLGDFRLTGRLTGMTASGWVGYRLAKIKAADYLNLWLHHLALNVAAPEGVARQSHWVAEDQDVVLDALEHPQALLKTLLDLYWQGSCRLLPFFPKSALAYVESFRKAQEKGKEADPDKALWAARQVWEGSEQRASLAERRDAYYQLAFGDVDPLDSAFTALATAVFEPLFETMDANS